The genomic segment ATGCAGGTAACTGATTTAATTAATCTTGTGGCTAACAATGGCTTTGCTATAGCTGTAGCAGCATATTTGCTAATACGCTTAGAAAGACAAATTGATAACTTATCCTCATCAATTAATAGGTTAAATACTATAATATCAGCTAAACTTGGAGTAGCTATTGATACTGATAGTCCTAATGATGATTCTCATAACGTAGCTTAAGAAAAAGGCAATAAACATTATGAAGTGCCCTCCAAATATTAAATATGAGTGTATCATATTTCTAATATTTTGGGGGACACTTCATTAATTTTCAATGTTTATTGCCTTTAAATTTGTTTAATTATATCCTATTAATCTATTCTTCCAGATTAAGTTCAAATTCATCATTTGTATCTTTAATGTCACCATACTTAAGTAATTTATCCAATATAAGTGAAGCCTTATGCGCCATCGGTCATCCAAATGAAGGATTAGTCTAATGCCTTGTTACAGCTTGCACCTTTTTCATTTATGATGCAGCTAATTATTATTCAAACTCATCCATATTGGCTGTCACTATTCCCTCTGCGCCTTGCCCTTTATCTATTTTTCCAAACCTTTTTAATGAAGAATCATATTCATCTTTAGAAACTTCCTGTCCATTTACATAATAAGTTGCACCTCCATTTATAAATCTACCTGCATTATCCCAACATGAATATACTTCTTTGCATTTATTATTTTCTAATTTATATCCTCTGGCATAATTACTTCCTTGATTTCCACCACAAATGAAAAATACTTTCTCTGAACTACTATATCCATAATAACCACCATGAGAATTTTCTATTTGTTCTACGTTCACATTTCCATTATCATATGTAACTACAAATAATGATTCCCCAGCTAATCCCAAACCACACTCTGAGTTAAATAACATCTCTGAAGTACCATCTTGATTTATATCCAAAATTATAGGGTTATATATTGAAGTTGTATTTGTAGTTTTTTTAATCCAATCTTTATCACTTAATAAACTCTCATATTTCTTTATTTCTTCTGAAGGCTCATTAATATATGCTCCATTTGAATTTAAATAGTATCCATCAATAATTATGTCATGCAGCATATAACCATCATAATCAAAATAATACCATTTTCCATCTATTAAGCTCCAACAATTTTTAGCATATGAATTACCTTCTGTATACCACCAACCTTTAGAATCGCTTTTCCACTGTGCACTTGCACCTATTGGATTTAATGCTAATACTGAAGCTACTATTAATGCACTTGCTATTATTTTTGTTAACTTTAATCTTTTCATGAATTATCCTCCTTACTCACGTTAACCTTCTTTTATAATAAAGTCAGGTTTCTATTTTAATATAACTTAAAACTTAGATTTAATGCCGTAAAAGCAACTATATATCCACTAGGACTTAATTAGATATGTTTGTAATATAGTATTGTAAGATTAGTCAGTATATTTAAAATTCTTTATTCTCTCCTTATTACTCCATTCCACCAAATTTCTCCCACCATCTAGTTCATAAACCTTATTATTATCCTTGTCAATAAAAATTGTGCTAGGCTCATAATCTTGTGGAGTTTCTATAAGTTTAAAACAAATACCATCATTTATATGAAAATCTTTATACCAATCAATACTCATGTTTTTCCCGGATGAATTAACTTTTACTTCCTGATTAGATTTAATATCCATCTTTTCATAAATTAATTTCTTATACTGTTCAACTTCATCTTTTGTTACACCTTCTACCCATTCTCCATATATTCCAATAACATATCCATCAATTACTGTATCTTTCGCCATCTCACCATTACTATAGCAATAATACCAATTATCATAATATTTATTTCTATCATTTATCCATCCAGTTTTCATATAACCATTAGAATCAAAATAATAACTTTTTCCATCTATCTGTGTCAATCCTTTAGCATATGAGCTACCTTCTGAATACCACCAACCTGTAGAATTTTCTCTCCACTGCGCACTTGCTCCTATTGAATTTAATGCCAATACTGAAAGCGCAATTAATGAACCTTCTATTATTTTTGTTAATTTTGTAGTTTTCATTAATTATTTCCCCTTTAACATCATTATTTTGTTTTCTTACTTAATTATTACATGGATAACTAAGTAACAGTCTGTCCATTTTCATAATAACCAAGCTTTCCATATACACCTTCATCATCCATGCATGAATATACTTTTTCAAAAATGATTATTCTTTAATTTGAAATCAACAAAATCCGATATCTAATCAAAGTAGCCAAATTTGACATCATCTGATTTTAAATATTTCTTAATATTTTCTTGAAAACCTTTTTCTTCTTCCTTTGAATCCATTATATAAATTTTCTTTAAATTATTTAATTTTTCAAAAGCAGAAAAATCAGTTACTTGATCAAAACTCATTGCCAAGTTTTCTAAATTATTGCAATTAGTTAAATAATTATATAACCCTGTTTATATAGTTCACACTTTAAACTGGTACGCATACACCATCTTCTCCTGCACGATATCCATCTTTAGTACAATTAGTCATCATATCTCCACTCACATAGAAATAGTACCATTTTCCATCTATTAGTTGCCATCCTTTTGCCCATGCATTATCTATCCTATACCTCCAATTATCAAAAAGAGCATTCTGTTTTTTTACCCATCCGCTTGTAGGCATTTGAGTTAGTGCTCCATCTGCTCCAACATAATATTCATCAGGATAATCAACTATTATTGAATTAGATTTCATAATTCCATTTGCACCAAAGCTATACCACTTTCCGTCTATTTGCTTCCAACTACTCCCTCGCTCTGGTGTAGCTACTGCTGGAGAGCCATCTGAATTGAAATAATACCAATTTCCATCTATCTTTTGCCACCCAGTAGCCCAAGAATCACCTATTCTATACCATCGATTGTATGTATATGAATTTTTTACACTTATCCATTCTCCTTTTTTATCTGACTTTGTATTCTCAATTACTTTCCCTGATTGCTTGCTTACTGTTTCTGCTTGAGCTTCTAATGGCATTAATGTGATTAGTGAAGATGCTAATAATAAATTAGCTATTATCTTTGTTAATTTCATAGTTTTCATTAATTATTCCCCTTTACTCATACAATACTTTACATTTACTCACTTTTTATATCATTCAGTTAATCTCAATTTTTCATCACTTATTCTCTTAATTCTTGCATTTACTATTGAATCCAAGCACCATCAGCACCTAATTGATATCCATCTATTGTTGTATCATGTGCCATTTCTCCATTACTATAGCAATAATACCATTTGCCATTATCATAAATCCAACCAGTTTGAACTATTCCATTTTTAAAGTAGTACCAATATGGATAATTCGCATCTTGAGACCAGCCATTAGTCCCGAACCATCCATGTTGCCCACTATAGTTACCTCCACAAAACTCAAATTCTGCATATATATTTCCATCCTTTAATACAGTTAAACTTCCACCACCAGTACCTCTATATTCGTTATAAATACATTTTGAATTTAATCCATAATAATAATGATTTTTAATGTATTGTTTATTTTTGAAATTATATATTTTTTCATCTATAAGATTAATCTTAGTATCTTCGTAATCGAAATGTTTTTTTACTGTTGTTTCCTCTTCAAATTCAAGATCGTCTGTCGTTAGACTTAGACCATTTTCAAGAGTAGGATTAATCCCTCGTACTATTTCAGCTTTTGCTTTTTCAATATTAACGTTATCTTCTGCATTAGCATAAATCGAATTAGATACTGCTAAAGACATTGCTATAATTGTTAAAGATATTGTTTTTACTAAATTATTTTTAATCATTATTATTTCTCCCCTGTTACGAATTTACTCAACGCTAAAAAGTATTGAGTAAATCTTACTTAGATTTAAACTCTATAAAAAATGCTATCAATAAATTACCAAATAAAAATACTTACATTAATTAGTGTATCTAAATTTACTTAGATAGAGTTTTTATTTTAGCTCTATATTGATTAGTTAATTGCTGAGCCATATCTATTCCTTGTGGAAAAGTACTTTCATTTACCGTATACGCTATAACAACCAACTTATCAGCAGAATCAAAATAAAATCTGATATTAAATCTTGTTATTCCTTCATAATATGAATATGTTACACATTTTTTCTCAGGATTTGACTTCCAATCCGCATACATGTAAAGCATATCACCGCTTGTTACATTTTTAATTTCTGTATTTCCATAAGCAGCCAATACTTCACTTAATGAACTACCAATTTTAATTCCTTTGCTTGTTTGACTTTTATCTTTCCCATACTCAGAATCTTTTTGACTTAAATAACATCCCCAGCCTTTTACGTAATCATTAGCATAAAACCAGTCAATTATATTTTTATATCCTTTTAATGAATTAGTTGTATCAGTTCCTTCAAAATTAAAATCTTCCCTTGATAATGTTCCTGTACCAGTTTTAATTACTGCTCCACTAGCATCTAATGTATTACCATCAACTATAGTATTAGCTTGCATATAGCCACTATAATCAAAATTATAGTATTTTCCATCTATATTTCTCCAACCTATAGCCCAAGAATCATCTCCTTCTGAATACCACCAACCAGTATTATCTTTCCTCCACTCTGCACTTGCTCCTATTGGATTTAATGCTAATACCGAAACTGCTATTAATGAACTTGCTATTATTTTTGTTAATTTTACGTTTTTCATTGATTATTTCCCCCTTGATAATTGTTTTTATATTTTTGTTTTCATTATTTAGATACTTGAACTTACTATTTGGTTTTATTATTTTAATATTTTATTTGCATTTTTTAATACGACGGTGTACATAAAGTTTTCCATTATTGCCTATTGTGGTAATTTCTAGATTTAATTCCCCTTTTAATCCACTATTATCTATTATCTCTACTGTTGTATTTCCTTCCTTCAATGGATTAATTTCTATTTGCTTTTTATCTGGTTCATTAATAATTCCAACAATATTTTCATCATATCCGCTAACTTTAGCAATAGTTCCGTCTGTAAAAACTTTTGATGCAATAAATTTATCTCCTTCTTTAGATTCAGTATGTATTGAAAGACATTCATCCATCTTTTCTAATTTTATATTGCCTTGTTTTCCATTCACATCAGTTATTTTAATATCTTCTTGTCCATTTCCAACATTTGCTTTAATATCTTCGCCTTCAGTTTCATCATAATCTGTTCTTATTATTTCTACACAGCTATAGTCAGGAAGATTATTTGCTATCGCTATGTCACCATCAAGAATATCTACTGAACTAACCCCATCCTCCATTTTTAATTCGCTATATGTAATATAAAAATGTTCCCTTTTATCTATTGGTTCAGGTTTTGTATTTGCATATATTACACCTGCTATTGCAACTGTTGCACTAACCCCTGCTATAGCTGATTTAATTCCAAAAACTTTTTTAGTCACTTTTGCTGTCCCACTGATTTTGCTTGATAAACTTGCATTAGAAATTTGATGTACAGTGCCAATTACAGAACTTCCACTTATACCATTAACTATATCTTTCAGTAGTATATTAGCTTTGTCTAAAGAAATTTGTTCAATTCCTAGCTGATTTTGGAGAAGTAATAATAATACTGGTACTCCTGTTCCGTATAATTTGGTTCCTTTTTTCTCCCAGGTATCTACTTCTGCTTTAATCTTCTTTCGTGCATAATTTAATCTGCTTTTAACTGTTCCTTCTGAACATTCCATATCTTCTGCTACTTCTGATAATGATAATTCATCAAAATAGTATAAATACACTGCTGTTTTTTGTTCTATGGGCAAATTATCAATTATATCTTTTATTATTTTTTGCTTTTCTTTGCTATCTAAAATTTCTTGCGGTAAGAATTCTTCATCTTCCTCAAATTGAGTTTCAAACAAGTCTTTTCCTTCTTCTGATAATAAAATTTCTTTCTTATTCTTTTCAAAGTATCTGTTCGCTTTATTAATTGCTATCCTATTTATCCAACTTTTAATAGCATATGGATCTTTTATAGTTCCTATTTTGCTATTTACAGTCAAGTATGTTTCCTGCATTAAATCAAAACTTGTATGTTCATTTTTGGTGTAACTGTAAAGTAAGTTATATACTTGTTTATTAGTTTCATTATAAATAATTTCAAATGCACTAATATCCCCTTCCCTAAGTTTTTCAGCATAATGTGCCAATTCATTATTGTTCATAGATATATTTCCCCCATTAATTATGGTATTTTACATAATTTATTACATTTTACTATATATATTTCACTAGTGGTACATATTTTATTAATTGTATAAATTATATTAATTGATATATATAACTTATCTCATTTATTTTTACTTCTCTTTAGCCTGACTAATTATTTTATTGTAGATAATTCTTTTTGACTCATATGATAAGCTTTCAGAAAATATTAAATTTTGGAGAAGTATAGTTATAAGGAAACTCGACTCACATTCGTTCGCTGGATACTCACAGATAACTTATCCTCATCAATTAATAGGTTAAATACTATAATATCAGCTAAACTTGGAGTAGCTATTGATACTGATAGTTCTAATGATGATTCTCATAACGTAGCTTAAGAAAAAGATAATAAACATTATAAAGTGCCCTCCAAATATTAAATATGAGTGTATCATATATCTAACATTTGGGGGCACTTCAACTCTCTGATAAATCACTATTTATCTGTATCTTTAGCCTATATTCTTAATTAACTTTTATTTTTAGGAAATTCCTTTCTACTTATATTTCTCTGTAAATGATTAGTTGTTTTCATTAGATATATTTTCTTTTTTTATACAAGGTTTCATCATAGAAAACAGCTCATCAATATTTTTTTGATTTACATTCCAATTAAATATTTGTGTTTGTAATCTACACTCTGATTTAATAGTTACTTTTGTTGTATATTCATTAACACTTTCTAGAGTCAAAATAATATCTTCTCCCCATGACTTCATACTCATTTTGCCTTTAATTATAAAACCATAGCCATTATACTCAGTAACACATTTTATGATTTCGAATTTATTTTTTTCATTAATTCCATATGACAGAGTATCTTTTAGTGTATCAATTGGAATTTCAACAATTCTTTTAGTTTGTACTTTTTTGCCCATTACTTATTCCTTCCAAATTAATTCTATTTCAAGTAATTATCAATATTAGCCTTTTTCTTACAAGGCGGTTTCTATGATTACTATTTATCTTCACAGCTTATATCCAATTTAAACTAACATCTATCTTTTTAACTCTGTAGAGAGTATATATCTGAAAATTCTATTTGTATTTTTTCTATATTAGTTTTAAATAGAATTTTATCTTCCTCTTCTTCATTTTTAATCAATTCTACTGGTAATTCTATTATAAATTCACTACCTTGTCCTTCAACACTTGAAACACTTATTTTCCCACCATGCATTTCAACAAAAGATTTAACAAGATATAATCCTATTCCAGTTCCCTCACATTTTCTTGAAAGAGTGTTATCCACTTTACCAAAACGTTCAAATATAAAATTAAGTTTGTCCTTTGGAATACCATCCCCTTCATCCCTTACTTTAACGTTAACACTTGTTTGTTTATCTATAAACTCAACATATATATTTCCCTTAGAATGACTATATTTAAGAGCATTCGATATTAAATTAAGCATTATACGCTCCATCATATCATGGTCAAATCCCATGATCTTTTCCTCAACGTTTGTATCAAATATAAGTGTTATATCTTTATCATTGACATAAGATGCCACAGATTGAGTGATCTCTTCGATAATATTTACAATATTGCCATTTCTTTTTTTCATTCTAATAAATCCAGAATCAGAATTTAACTTAGTTACATCTAAGAAATTATTTATTATTCTAATCAGTCTTAAACAATTTTGTTTCATTGTTTTAAAGTATGATTTACATTTTTCTATGTTTTCCAAATTATAATTGTAAAAATAAATATTTACAGTTTGAACTGCTGAATAAATTACATTAACAGGTGTCTTAAGCTCGTGAGACATATTAGTAAAAAAGTCCATTATAAGATTGTTAAATTCTCTTGACTCATTAAGTAACTTTAGATTTTTTTCTATATCTTCTTGTAGCGATTCAACTTTCTTTTCAGATGTTATATCTCTTAAAAATGTCAAAACTGATGGTTTCCCTTTATAAGTAAAAAAAGATGATGTATTAATCACCGGAATGAATTCACCATCACAATTTAATATGCTCTCCTCACTTGTAATCTTTACAAGCTTATTATGGCTAATTCTCGAATATTTTTTTTTAATATCTTTGTTAACTTCCGATAAATAATGATTATAAAAGTTCTCTCCCTTTAAACCTAATAATTTAGTTGCACTTGCATTAGCATATATAACTTCTCCATTTGTATGTACAATAATTGAGTTTAATGAATTTTCAAATAACATATCATAACAAATTTTATTATTTAATAATAGAGATTCCATCTCTTTTTTTTCATTGCTTAATGTATTAAGAGTTTCATCTTTCTTTTTATTATTTTCAGCTTCAATATTAACATAATATCCCAAAATCCACGCAACAAGAATAAACACACCACACATTATTAAATCTTTTTGAAAATATACATTAACTCCATTCTCTAAGGGAGCATATAATAAATCTGCTCCAAGAATAACACCACAAGAAAAAAGTGATGTTACTATTCCACATTTAGAACCATATTGAATAATTGAATATATTATTAATAACAGAAATAAATATTTGCATTCACTTTGATATGCTTTGGATAAATATATAGGTATGGATATAATAAATATAAAAATAATGTTATCTATTAACCATGAATTTTTTAATATAATTCTTTTTTGTAAGACTATACCAGTAATTATTAAACACAAAATGAAATTTATTCCAATAAAAAGCGAAGAAAAAATTGACATATATATATTAAATTGAGTATTTTCGTGTATATATAAGCTTGACCAATACTCTGGCAAATTCATATGTATTATTATGCTACTAAATACTATAATTGCAATTTTAATAAAACACATCATTATTTTTAATTTGTTATTGTGTTTACTTGTATAAGTATCCATATGGCTATATTCCTTTCAATAAATAATTATTAAAAGTAAAAATTGTCACTTGAATTTATGACAATTTCTACTTTTAACATTGATATTAATTATTATTAATATCTCTTAAACATTTCGGTTCTTCTGGTTGATATAATCCCCAACCACATGCTGACGCAGAAACTCTAAGTGCCATTCTTTCACAAATATTTGATGTAAATTTAATTAACAAAGTTCTAAAAATATTATTCATTAATTTCATCTCCTCTGCATTCTATATTTATATTAAAGATAATTTGGAATGACTTTCTTATTTTTTAGTACAAATTTCAAAGTTATGATTGACATTATAAATATAATTAAGCTTGGAATCCCATATAGTAATCTTGTCATTGGCTGTAAAACAGAAATATCTGTATCTACATTTAAGCCACTTAGTAATAACATGTTCATAGTCTCACTTAAAGAAAGCATAAAATATAATAAAAAAGTTCCTAGCAGATTTTTTATTAACGGTATATCAATAATAAACATAACAATAATTATAGTTAGCATTATACAAATATCTGTATTTACTCCATAGTATATAGGTAAACATCTTATAATAAAACACAATATAGCTAATACTAAACTTGAAAGTATGTATTTAAACATATCAATAGTTTTTCTAGAAAATATGTGTATCCCCCACATCAAAATAAATGTTTCTGGAATAAGTCTAAAAAAGAAATCTACGCAAGTAAGTCTAAACATTACATTCCTCTCTTTTCTTTAATATTTTATATATTTAAAAGTTAAAGTATTTTCTATATTAATCACTATTTTAAATTATTTTTTACATTTTCTCCTTTTTGCATTGTCATCTTCCACAGGCTTATTTTCATGTATATTTTAACAATCATATTTCTACTATAAAATGATTGTTTTGTTTATCCTATTTTTAAAATTACTTTGTCTTTGGTTCCACGTATGTTCCCATTCCCTCAATTATGTATTTTACGGCGGAGTCAACTTTGTTTAAAAAGTTTATTCCATTTTTAGTAAGAGTAATAGTCTGCCATAAGACTCCAACACTAATACTTTCTATTAATTTTATGTAATACAATTCTGAAAATTTTTCGTTGAGCATGAATAAAATTATTATTATAAATAAAAAAATAAATATAGCAAAAATAGATTTCCTCTTAAATTGCTTTCTAGTTTCAATATTTTTAATAGGCTTCTTAATACTATCTACAGGTGCATTTCTAAAAACTGTTATAAATGCAAATATTATAATACCACCGCTTATTACTGCTACAGTAATACTATTTATGCTGTAAAATATATTATTAATTAAAATTCCAGCTAATACTGCTGAAAATGTTCCTATTATAACACATCGACTTGATGAGGATGCATGTACACCGCCTGAATATTTTCTAAGAATACTGGAAGTAATAGAAAATATTAAAGCTTCATAAAACACTCCAAAAAGTAACCCAGCAATTATGACCCATAAGATAGCAAATAGCATTTGAAACAAATTTATTGCTCCATATACGATTATCTGTTCTTGTTCTTCATTAACATTCAAAAATAACTTTGCATTATTACCAATTTTAGTTGCTATTTTTTCAGCTAGAGACATTTTCGCTCATCCCTTTATTTTTAATAATTATTTCATGATTATTATGCATAATAAAACAAACATAATAACAATGATTAAAATTATGCAAGTTTCTTTATGCCACTTAGTATATAGACAAACAACATATTGCTTACTAAATTAATATAGATAATAATAGAGCAGAAAAATCAAATTGGCTTTCTATATTAATTACCATTTTACCTTTTTACAACTTTAAGCCTTATCAAATTAATTTACATATTTTGTTTATATATCTTATAATAAGCACATTTTTATAATAATGTAAATAGAAATGGAACAAAACGTCAAAATATTGGAATAAACGGAAATTTATTGGATAAATATGTATAAAGCTATAATAGTGCAAAAACACTTGAATAATTTTACAACTGAATAAAATAAAAAAACATCTATGATAAATCCTTGTTATAATTGAGTTACCACACAACAATGACAGCAAGGAGCTATACATAAATGTTTCAGAACACAATTATATCAGATGAGCTATCAATATACAATTTTTTAAAACAACTAAATTTTGATTTTTACTTAACTAAGCCTCAATTAAGGCATTTAGAAAATATAATGAATGCTATGATATCAAAAGGTTATAACGGTAAAATTTCCGACATAGCGGAGCTTGTTCCTTCGAAACATCGAACTAGTATTACTAGATTTTTTTCAAATAGTAATTGGAATGAAAAACTTTTAGAAAGAGCATTAAAAGCATATATCATAGAACTTATTTGGGCTAAATCAAGAGAATCCAAACAGCCAATATACTTTATTATTGATGACACTATTTCTGAAAAGACAAAGCCCTCGTCAAAGGCTAAAAATCCAATTGAAAAGTGTTCGTTTCATAATTCTCATTTAAAAGGTAAGAATGTATATGGTCATCAAATAGTAGTTTCTTTACTATCGTGTGACGGATTAGTGCTACCATACTCAATTGATATCTATGATAAAGAATATATGAGTAAAATAGAATTAACTCAAAAATTAATTACAACACTTCCAAAGCCTGAAAATAAAGGCTATGTGTTAGCAGATAGTTGGTATAGTTGTAAGGATATTTTTAATGCTTCTGAAAAAGCCGGCTATAGCTATATTGGTGCTTTAAAAACTAATAGGGTCATTTTTCCGTATGGCCATGAAAGACTAGGAATAAAACTTCATAAGTTTGCTACATTATTAAAGATTGAAGACTTTGACCTCGTCACCGTCAAAGACAAGCAATACTACATTTACAATTATGTTGGCAACTTAAAAGATAGAAAGAATGTTTCTATTGTTTTAAGTTATCCTAAAGATGCTTTCCAAAAAGATGGCGCATTGAAAACTTTTATTTCCTTAGAGAAATCATTAGCACCGTTAGATATTTTAACTCAATATACCGACCGATGGGCAATCGAACCATTTTTTAGAGATTGCAAAACGTACTTAGGACTAGATGGATATCAAGTAAGAAGTGGAAAAAGCATTAATAGATATCTAATTATAATGTTAGTAAATTATACTTATTGCAAAATATACTGTATTGATTCTCTTCACTTTAATACTGGATATAAAGCTGCTAAAAAAAATTTAGAAAAGTCCAAAGTAATATATATTTACAAAGCTGCCGCAAGCGGTACGCCGATAGAAAAAATTTTTGAGTCATTAAAAATAGCTTAAGAATCTGTTTTTTTATTCAACTGTAAAATTATTCAAGAAAAACTGCACTATTATAGTATAAAGTTTATAGATCCAAGCAAACGCCCTTTTGTTCTTTCGTTACTGTACAATTTATCGGTTATCATCATCAATTAACAAATTAAATAATATAATATATATATTGCAAAAATAATCCTTCATCATAATTCTAGAAATATTACAAGAATTTTAGCTGTAATTGTGAATTGCAACATATATATCAGCTAAACTTTGAGTAGCTATTGATACAGATAGTTCTAGGGAGTATCAATAAAAATCTTTCGATACTGCTTCTGTCGCTTTATTAATAAAAGCAGCAATTTTACTTGGACTTTCCTTCATCCCACTATTGACCCACTTTTCTATTACTGCTATAGTGCCATATGCGGTAAATGTGTACCAATTATCAAATAGTTTTTGATCAATATATTTTTCTTCCTTCTTCCATTTCTCAATATTTAATTCGTGGCTGATATAAATAATACGTTTCAATAATTCTTTATCCCCGTTCTCTGAAAATAATACTCCACATATATTGCTATTTGCTTTTATATACTTACAAATTTCATATGATAGTTTTTCATAAGTTTCAAGGTTCAAAGTACGTTCCGCAACCTGCCTGATTTCTTCATATAACTCACCTTCAATATTTGAAAGAAGTTCAAACTGATTCGCATAATGTGAATAAAAAGTATTGCGATTGATATCTGCTTTTTTGCATATATCTGTCACTGTAACTTTGCTGATAGGACGCTCTTTCATAAGTTCCAGTAAACTGTTTTTTATAATCATTTTTGTATATTTCACCCGGCGGTCTGCTTTTTCGTATGCCATAATACCGTTGCCAAAACCTTATAAAACTTTATAAAACTTGTTTAATTCCCTGTTTAATGTGTTTTATTTTGTGATTCTAAAAGAATATACTACTTTCATTGAAGTAATCTAATCTGCTTTTCAAGTTTTATAATGTTGCTAGTTTTGACAAACTTCCTCCCTTCTTTATTTAACTCATATTTTCTTGATATTTTGCGCTGCAACCTACGTAATCTTTTTTCTAATTTATTAACTAATCGTGTTTTATTTATATTTCTAAAAGTCATTCCATTAGTACATATAGCTAGGTC from the Clostridium beijerinckii genome contains:
- a CDS encoding YvrJ family protein codes for the protein MQVTDLINLVANNGFAIAVAAYLLIRLERQIDNLSSSINRLNTIISAKLGVAIDTDSPNDDSHNVA
- a CDS encoding RNA polymerase sigma factor — translated: MNNNELAHYAEKLREGDISAFEIIYNETNKQVYNLLYSYTKNEHTSFDLMQETYLTVNSKIGTIKDPYAIKSWINRIAINKANRYFEKNKKEILLSEEGKDLFETQFEEDEEFLPQEILDSKEKQKIIKDIIDNLPIEQKTAVYLYYFDELSLSEVAEDMECSEGTVKSRLNYARKKIKAEVDTWEKKGTKLYGTGVPVLLLLLQNQLGIEQISLDKANILLKDIVNGISGSSVIGTVHQISNASLSSKISGTAKVTKKVFGIKSAIAGVSATVAIAGVIYANTKPEPIDKREHFYITYSELKMEDGVSSVDILDGDIAIANNLPDYSCVEIIRTDYDETEGEDIKANVGNGQEDIKITDVNGKQGNIKLEKMDECLSIHTESKEGDKFIASKVFTDGTIAKVSGYDENIVGIINEPDKKQIEINPLKEGNTTVEIIDNSGLKGELNLEITTIGNNGKLYVHRRIKKCK
- a CDS encoding PAS domain-containing sensor histidine kinase, which translates into the protein MDTYTSKHNNKLKIMMCFIKIAIIVFSSIIIHMNLPEYWSSLYIHENTQFNIYMSIFSSLFIGINFILCLIITGIVLQKRIILKNSWLIDNIIFIFIISIPIYLSKAYQSECKYLFLLLIIYSIIQYGSKCGIVTSLFSCGVILGADLLYAPLENGVNVYFQKDLIMCGVFILVAWILGYYVNIEAENNKKKDETLNTLSNEKKEMESLLLNNKICYDMLFENSLNSIIVHTNGEVIYANASATKLLGLKGENFYNHYLSEVNKDIKKKYSRISHNKLVKITSEESILNCDGEFIPVINTSSFFTYKGKPSVLTFLRDITSEKKVESLQEDIEKNLKLLNESREFNNLIMDFFTNMSHELKTPVNVIYSAVQTVNIYFYNYNLENIEKCKSYFKTMKQNCLRLIRIINNFLDVTKLNSDSGFIRMKKRNGNIVNIIEEITQSVASYVNDKDITLIFDTNVEEKIMGFDHDMMERIMLNLISNALKYSHSKGNIYVEFIDKQTSVNVKVRDEGDGIPKDKLNFIFERFGKVDNTLSRKCEGTGIGLYLVKSFVEMHGGKISVSSVEGQGSEFIIELPVELIKNEEEEDKILFKTNIEKIQIEFSDIYSLQS
- a CDS encoding cyclic lactone autoinducer peptide, which encodes MNNIFRTLLIKFTSNICERMALRVSASACGWGLYQPEEPKCLRDINNN
- a CDS encoding accessory gene regulator ArgB-like protein, with the protein product MSLAEKIATKIGNNAKLFLNVNEEQEQIIVYGAINLFQMLFAILWVIIAGLLFGVFYEALIFSITSSILRKYSGGVHASSSSRCVIIGTFSAVLAGILINNIFYSINSITVAVISGGIIIFAFITVFRNAPVDSIKKPIKNIETRKQFKRKSIFAIFIFLFIIIILFMLNEKFSELYYIKLIESISVGVLWQTITLTKNGINFLNKVDSAVKYIIEGMGTYVEPKTK
- a CDS encoding IS701 family transposase produces the protein MFQNTIISDELSIYNFLKQLNFDFYLTKPQLRHLENIMNAMISKGYNGKISDIAELVPSKHRTSITRFFSNSNWNEKLLERALKAYIIELIWAKSRESKQPIYFIIDDTISEKTKPSSKAKNPIEKCSFHNSHLKGKNVYGHQIVVSLLSCDGLVLPYSIDIYDKEYMSKIELTQKLITTLPKPENKGYVLADSWYSCKDIFNASEKAGYSYIGALKTNRVIFPYGHERLGIKLHKFATLLKIEDFDLVTVKDKQYYIYNYVGNLKDRKNVSIVLSYPKDAFQKDGALKTFISLEKSLAPLDILTQYTDRWAIEPFFRDCKTYLGLDGYQVRSGKSINRYLIIMLVNYTYCKIYCIDSLHFNTGYKAAKKNLEKSKVIYIYKAAASGTPIEKIFESLKIA
- a CDS encoding TetR/AcrR family transcriptional regulator, translating into MAYEKADRRVKYTKMIIKNSLLELMKERPISKVTVTDICKKADINRNTFYSHYANQFELLSNIEGELYEEIRQVAERTLNLETYEKLSYEICKYIKANSNICGVLFSENGDKELLKRIIYISHELNIEKWKKEEKYIDQKLFDNWYTFTAYGTIAVIEKWVNSGMKESPSKIAAFINKATEAVSKDFY